A genomic stretch from Kribbella amoyensis includes:
- a CDS encoding MurR/RpiR family transcriptional regulator translates to MTSSTSPEPTGPLLVRVRAVMPALAPAEQRVANAVLADPGGVAAMTISELAEVASTSETTVIRFCKQIGVPGYPQLRLQLAAQSAQESARPEVGGEIEPGDSLADVVGKVAFADERAVRETAQQLDVDALAKVVAAVAKAPRVDLYGSAASSFVALDLQQKLHRIRRVAFAWSDVHVALTSAALLGEGDVAIGISHTGATVEVIEALEEAGKRGATTVALTNFPRSPLAQTADLVLTTAARETTYRSGAMSSRIAQLTVIDCLFIGVAQSVLPDARKALEETASAVRGHRVKGSVNDPQN, encoded by the coding sequence ATGACTTCCTCGACGTCTCCTGAACCCACGGGGCCGCTGCTGGTCCGGGTCCGCGCGGTGATGCCCGCGTTGGCCCCGGCCGAGCAGCGGGTGGCGAACGCGGTCCTCGCGGACCCGGGCGGAGTCGCGGCCATGACGATCTCGGAACTGGCCGAGGTGGCGTCCACCTCGGAGACCACCGTCATCCGGTTCTGCAAGCAGATCGGCGTGCCGGGCTATCCGCAGCTCCGTCTGCAGCTGGCCGCCCAGTCGGCGCAGGAGAGTGCGAGACCCGAGGTCGGGGGTGAGATCGAGCCGGGCGACTCGCTGGCCGACGTGGTCGGCAAGGTGGCCTTCGCCGACGAACGGGCGGTCCGCGAGACCGCTCAGCAGCTCGACGTGGACGCGCTCGCCAAGGTCGTCGCCGCGGTCGCCAAGGCACCGCGGGTCGACCTGTACGGCTCCGCGGCCAGTTCCTTCGTGGCGCTCGACCTGCAGCAGAAGCTGCACCGCATCCGCCGGGTCGCGTTCGCCTGGTCCGACGTCCATGTGGCGTTGACCAGCGCGGCGCTGCTCGGCGAGGGCGACGTCGCGATCGGCATCTCGCACACCGGGGCGACGGTCGAGGTGATCGAGGCGCTCGAGGAGGCCGGCAAGCGCGGCGCCACCACGGTTGCGCTGACCAACTTCCCCCGCTCGCCGCTCGCCCAGACGGCCGATCTGGTGCTGACCACGGCCGCCCGCGAGACGACGTACCGGTCCGGCGCGATGTCGAGCCGGATCGCTCAGCTGACGGTGATCGACTGCCTGTTCATCGGGGTCGCACAGTCCGTGCTGCCGGACGCGCGGAAGGCGCTGGAGGAGACCGCGAGCGCCGTGCGAGGGCACCGCGTGAAGGGTTCCGTCAACGACCCACAGAATTGA
- a CDS encoding serine hydrolase domain-containing protein, protein MRIRAAGIAVVSVVMLTMAGPAVAAGNKSGRFDQPFSGYAPKSTLLRDATPAKAGLDPAPIDAALAQVEGWTKPNGTVKPLYAGAVTLLGHDGKVVTREATGMAVKYADGNGTELPADQQIPMRTDTIFDMASVSKLFTSIVVLQLVEKNKVALDAPIAQYVPEFAENGKESITVRQALTHTTGLPSWLPLWSARPDPASRLQMALTAKPSSTPGSTYLYSDLNLISLGEVAHRVSGKTLDKLVADGITKPLQMRDTGYNPDPKKKQRIAATEYQTAPARGMVWGSVHDENAWSLDGVAGHAGVFSTADDLAVLAQAFLNGGSYRQARILKESSVTAMITNFNQAFPGNDHGLGFELNQRWYMSGLSGPRTAGHTGYTGTSLVIDFDSRSFAILLSNRVHPSRNWGSNNPARRAVAQGLALSLGVGPRHGKDAWFSGTTDASTTTLDARVAVPAAGAKLAFDLFVDTEDTDLLYLESSADGTTWTKVPFTVRDRGTVIDHDGTISGSGDRHWHQVSAELPGGDQTVRWRYTSDPLYQGRGVYVDGVKISAGHRVLFDGERTPESFTASGWRLSRR, encoded by the coding sequence GTGAGGATTAGAGCAGCCGGAATCGCGGTAGTGTCCGTGGTGATGCTCACCATGGCCGGCCCTGCGGTTGCCGCGGGCAACAAATCCGGACGGTTCGACCAGCCCTTCTCGGGCTACGCGCCGAAGTCCACCCTGCTCCGCGACGCCACCCCGGCGAAGGCGGGCCTGGACCCGGCGCCGATCGACGCCGCGCTGGCCCAGGTCGAGGGCTGGACCAAGCCGAACGGCACGGTCAAGCCGCTGTACGCCGGCGCGGTCACGCTGCTCGGCCACGACGGCAAGGTGGTCACCCGCGAGGCGACCGGGATGGCGGTCAAGTACGCCGACGGCAACGGCACCGAGCTGCCGGCCGACCAGCAGATCCCGATGCGCACCGACACGATCTTCGACATGGCCTCGGTGTCCAAGCTGTTCACCTCGATCGTGGTGCTGCAACTGGTCGAGAAGAACAAGGTCGCCCTGGACGCGCCGATCGCGCAGTACGTGCCGGAGTTCGCCGAGAACGGCAAGGAATCGATCACGGTCCGGCAGGCGCTCACCCACACCACCGGGCTGCCGTCCTGGCTGCCGTTGTGGAGCGCCCGGCCCGATCCGGCCTCGCGGCTGCAGATGGCGCTGACCGCGAAGCCGAGCAGTACGCCAGGCTCCACGTACCTCTACAGCGATCTGAACCTGATCTCCCTCGGCGAGGTCGCGCACCGGGTGTCCGGCAAGACGCTGGACAAGCTGGTCGCGGACGGCATCACCAAGCCGCTGCAGATGCGCGACACCGGGTACAACCCGGACCCGAAGAAGAAGCAACGGATCGCGGCCACGGAGTACCAGACCGCACCGGCGCGCGGGATGGTCTGGGGCTCGGTGCACGACGAGAACGCGTGGTCGCTGGACGGTGTCGCCGGGCACGCGGGCGTGTTCAGCACGGCCGACGACCTCGCCGTGCTGGCGCAGGCGTTCCTCAACGGCGGCAGCTACCGGCAGGCGCGGATCCTCAAGGAGAGCTCCGTGACCGCGATGATCACCAACTTCAACCAGGCGTTCCCGGGCAACGACCACGGGCTCGGGTTCGAGCTGAACCAGCGCTGGTACATGTCCGGGCTGTCCGGGCCGCGCACCGCCGGCCACACCGGGTACACCGGCACGTCCTTGGTGATCGACTTCGACTCCCGCTCGTTCGCGATCCTGCTCTCCAACCGGGTCCACCCGAGCCGGAACTGGGGCAGCAACAACCCGGCCCGTCGCGCCGTCGCCCAGGGCCTCGCGCTGTCCCTGGGCGTGGGACCGCGGCACGGCAAGGACGCCTGGTTCTCCGGTACCACCGACGCCAGTACGACGACGCTGGACGCCCGGGTCGCCGTCCCGGCCGCAGGGGCCAAGCTGGCCTTCGACCTGTTCGTGGACACCGAGGACACCGACCTGCTGTACCTGGAGTCCTCGGCCGACGGGACCACTTGGACGAAGGTTCCGTTCACGGTCCGCGACCGGGGCACGGTGATCGACCACGACGGCACCATCAGCGGATCCGGCGATCGGCACTGGCACCAGGTGTCCGCGGAGCTGCCCGGCGGTGACCAGACGGTCCGGTGGCGTTACACCTCCGACCCGCTGTACCAAGGCCGTGGGGTGTACGTGGACGGCGTGAAGATCAGCGCCGGTCACCGGGTGCTCTTCGACGGAGAACGAACGCCTGAGTCATTTACCGCCTCGGGTTGGAGACTTTCGCGTCGGTGA
- a CDS encoding exo-beta-N-acetylmuramidase NamZ domain-containing protein, translated as MKRRSLLAGAGALAAAPLIDVPAASAAEPAKHGKGVITGAQALADSGWRALAGQKVGVISNPTGILEDLNHIVDTMHTSGQVNVTAVFGPEHGFRGSAQAGGSEGDHVDPRTGIMVYDAYGANADKLASLYTKSGVETVVFDIQDVGSRFYTYIWTMYEAMLAAVRTGAKFVVLDRPNPVGGYARGPMLKPGYTSGVGKEEIIQQHGMTVGELARLFNAEYLPLDANGARLKELQVIQLKGWKREQLFGETGLTWVMPSPNMPTPDTALLYAGTCLFEATNMSEGRGTTRPFELIGAPYVDYRWAQALQAKNIPGVDFREAYFTPFISKNANVLCGGVQVQITDPGKVEAIVAATHMIVEAKKLYPEFAWRAENPPGRWIDLLTGSDRFRTMLTAGASAEEIVAAWKSETDAWTARRAKYLLYKGAHR; from the coding sequence ATGAAGCGCCGCAGTCTGCTGGCCGGAGCCGGTGCGCTCGCCGCCGCACCGCTGATCGACGTCCCCGCCGCCTCGGCGGCCGAGCCCGCCAAGCACGGCAAGGGGGTGATCACGGGCGCGCAGGCGCTGGCCGACAGCGGCTGGCGGGCGCTGGCCGGCCAGAAGGTCGGGGTGATCAGCAACCCGACCGGCATCCTCGAGGACCTGAACCACATCGTCGACACCATGCACACGTCCGGGCAGGTCAACGTGACCGCCGTGTTCGGTCCCGAGCACGGCTTCCGCGGCAGCGCGCAGGCCGGTGGTTCCGAGGGCGACCACGTCGACCCGCGGACCGGGATCATGGTCTACGACGCGTACGGCGCGAACGCGGACAAGCTGGCGTCGCTGTACACCAAGTCCGGCGTCGAGACCGTGGTGTTCGACATCCAGGACGTCGGGTCCCGGTTCTACACCTACATCTGGACCATGTACGAGGCGATGCTGGCCGCGGTCCGGACCGGCGCGAAGTTCGTCGTGCTCGACCGGCCGAACCCGGTCGGCGGGTACGCGCGCGGCCCGATGCTCAAGCCCGGGTACACCTCCGGCGTGGGCAAGGAGGAGATCATCCAGCAGCATGGGATGACCGTGGGCGAGCTGGCCCGGCTGTTCAACGCGGAGTACCTGCCGCTGGACGCGAACGGGGCCCGGCTGAAGGAGCTTCAGGTGATCCAGCTGAAGGGCTGGAAGCGCGAGCAACTGTTCGGTGAGACCGGCCTGACCTGGGTGATGCCGAGCCCGAACATGCCGACCCCGGACACCGCGCTGCTGTACGCGGGCACCTGTCTGTTCGAGGCGACCAACATGTCCGAGGGCCGTGGTACCACCCGGCCGTTCGAGCTGATCGGCGCCCCGTACGTCGACTACCGCTGGGCCCAGGCGCTGCAGGCGAAGAACATCCCGGGCGTGGACTTCCGGGAGGCGTACTTCACCCCGTTCATCAGCAAGAACGCGAACGTGCTCTGCGGCGGCGTCCAGGTCCAGATCACCGACCCGGGCAAGGTCGAGGCGATCGTCGCGGCCACCCACATGATCGTCGAGGCGAAGAAGCTGTACCCCGAGTTCGCCTGGCGGGCCGAGAACCCGCCCGGCCGCTGGATCGACCTGCTCACCGGGTCGGACCGGTTCCGCACCATGCTGACCGCGGGCGCCTCGGCCGAGGAGATCGTCGCGGCCTGGAAGTCCGAGACCGACGCGTGGACCGCGCGGCGGGCCAAGTACCTGCTGTACAAGGGAGCGCACCGGTGA
- a CDS encoding glycoside hydrolase family 3 N-terminal domain-containing protein gives MELTRRQTLGLAAAAVAGTTLAGTGQAQAATSRWVRDTLAGMSLEQKVGQLFVCYAYGPTADTADARNTSLYGVATPAEVVRKYHLGGVIYFAWTDSVKDPQQIARLSNGLQSASLQNTGIPLQISTDQEHGVVFRVGPPATQFPGAMALGATRSAQYARRAGGIGGRELKAVGVTTDFAPVADVNVNPLNPVIGVRSFSSDPALVAELTAAQVTGYQRDGRIVSTAKHFPGHGDTATDSHTGIPVISHTRDEWNAIDRPPFDAAIRAGIDSIMTAHIVVPALDPSEDPATLSRPILTGILREQLRFDGVVITDSLGMKGVRDKYGDAEIPLRALEAGVDQLLMPVDPGLAYNSVLDAVRSGRISEQRIDQSVERILKLKVRTGVVDRPYVDLAQVAKVVGTPANYAVAQEIADHTTTLLRNDAGLLPLSPASRRILVAGYLPTALGTALQGRGATAIVKDTGATPTDAKIDDAVAAAKDADLTVVLTMKAWDTAVTDKQAKQQKLVNALLATGRPVIVVAVRDPYDVAYFGSAQTTLATYSYAAVSLEALAKVLYGEIAPTGKLPVAIPAQPDATRTLYPFGHGLTFDPRVTRLTVASYNVHAGAGQDNVFDLDRTAQALKALDADVIGLQEVDVHWDARSEWRDTLAELAGKLGMYHGFAPIYDLDPPAAGQPRRQYGVGVLSRFPLVRTENHPITRLSTQDPNPVPKPAPGFLEAELEVRGKRVHVYVTHLDYRADPAVRRAQVDDTVKILARDPKKDLQIITGDFNAEAGAPELAKLWKRLTDSWTAAETTVGGPLTYPAVDPVKRIDFVTVGAGFRVRRATVPPESAASDHRPVVADLSFRP, from the coding sequence ATGGAGCTGACGCGACGTCAGACCCTCGGACTCGCCGCGGCCGCCGTCGCCGGGACGACGCTGGCCGGGACCGGCCAGGCCCAGGCGGCGACCAGCAGATGGGTCCGCGACACCCTCGCCGGGATGTCGCTGGAGCAGAAGGTCGGCCAGCTCTTCGTCTGCTACGCGTACGGCCCGACGGCGGACACGGCCGATGCCCGCAACACCAGCCTGTACGGCGTGGCGACGCCGGCCGAGGTGGTTCGCAAGTACCACCTCGGCGGGGTGATCTACTTCGCCTGGACCGATTCGGTGAAGGACCCGCAGCAGATCGCGCGGCTGTCGAACGGCCTGCAGAGCGCCTCCCTGCAGAACACGGGGATCCCGCTGCAGATCAGCACCGACCAGGAGCACGGCGTCGTGTTCCGGGTCGGGCCGCCGGCCACGCAGTTCCCGGGGGCGATGGCCCTCGGCGCGACCCGCTCGGCGCAGTACGCGCGCCGGGCGGGCGGGATCGGCGGCCGCGAGCTGAAGGCGGTCGGCGTGACCACCGACTTCGCCCCGGTCGCCGACGTGAACGTGAACCCGCTGAACCCGGTCATCGGGGTCCGCTCGTTCTCCTCGGACCCGGCCCTGGTCGCGGAGCTCACCGCCGCCCAGGTCACCGGGTACCAGCGGGACGGCCGGATCGTCTCGACCGCCAAGCACTTCCCGGGCCACGGCGACACCGCGACCGACAGCCACACCGGCATCCCGGTGATCAGCCACACCCGGGACGAGTGGAACGCGATCGACCGGCCGCCGTTCGACGCGGCGATCCGGGCCGGGATCGACTCGATCATGACCGCGCACATCGTGGTGCCGGCGCTCGACCCGTCCGAGGACCCGGCGACGTTGAGCCGGCCGATCCTCACCGGGATCCTGCGCGAGCAGCTCCGGTTCGACGGTGTCGTGATCACCGATTCGCTCGGTATGAAAGGCGTTCGGGACAAGTACGGCGACGCCGAGATCCCGTTGCGCGCGCTCGAGGCGGGCGTCGACCAGCTGCTCATGCCGGTCGACCCGGGCCTGGCGTACAACTCCGTGCTCGACGCGGTCCGCAGCGGCCGGATCAGCGAGCAGCGGATCGACCAGAGCGTCGAGCGGATCCTCAAGCTGAAGGTGAGGACCGGCGTCGTCGACCGCCCGTACGTCGATCTCGCCCAGGTCGCCAAGGTGGTCGGTACCCCGGCCAACTACGCGGTCGCGCAGGAGATCGCGGACCACACCACCACCCTGCTGAGGAACGACGCGGGCCTGCTGCCGTTGTCCCCGGCTTCCCGCAGGATCCTGGTCGCCGGGTACCTGCCGACGGCCCTCGGTACGGCGTTGCAGGGTCGCGGCGCGACCGCGATCGTCAAGGACACCGGGGCGACGCCGACCGACGCGAAGATCGACGACGCCGTGGCGGCCGCGAAGGACGCCGACCTCACCGTCGTGCTCACCATGAAGGCGTGGGACACGGCCGTCACCGACAAGCAGGCCAAGCAGCAGAAGCTCGTGAACGCGCTGCTCGCGACCGGCCGCCCGGTGATCGTGGTCGCGGTCCGGGACCCGTACGACGTCGCGTACTTCGGCTCGGCGCAGACCACGCTCGCGACGTACTCGTACGCGGCCGTCTCGCTGGAGGCGCTCGCGAAGGTGCTGTACGGCGAGATCGCGCCGACCGGCAAGCTCCCGGTCGCGATCCCGGCCCAGCCGGACGCTACTCGGACGCTGTACCCGTTCGGTCACGGGCTCACCTTCGACCCGCGGGTCACCCGGCTGACCGTTGCCTCGTACAACGTTCATGCCGGGGCCGGCCAGGACAACGTGTTCGATCTGGACCGGACCGCGCAGGCGTTGAAGGCGCTCGACGCGGACGTGATCGGCCTGCAGGAGGTCGACGTCCACTGGGACGCCCGGAGCGAGTGGCGGGACACCCTGGCCGAGCTGGCCGGCAAACTCGGGATGTACCACGGGTTCGCGCCGATCTACGACCTGGACCCGCCCGCCGCCGGGCAGCCGCGCCGGCAGTACGGCGTGGGTGTGCTGTCCCGGTTCCCGTTGGTCCGGACCGAGAACCACCCGATCACCAGGCTGTCCACCCAGGACCCGAACCCGGTACCGAAGCCGGCGCCCGGGTTCCTGGAGGCCGAGCTGGAGGTGCGCGGCAAGCGCGTCCACGTCTACGTCACGCATCTGGACTACCGGGCCGACCCGGCCGTCCGGCGCGCGCAGGTGGACGACACGGTGAAGATCCTGGCCCGGGACCCGAAGAAGGACCTGCAGATCATCACCGGCGACTTCAATGCCGAGGCTGGCGCTCCCGAGCTCGCCAAACTGTGGAAGCGCCTGACCGACAGCTGGACCGCGGCGGAGACGACCGTCGGCGGCCCGCTCACCTATCCCGCGGTCGATCCGGTCAAGCGGATCGACTTCGTCACCGTCGGTGCGGGCTTCCGCGTCCGGCGGGCAACCGTTCCCCCCGAGTCTGCGGCCAGTGACCACCGCCCCGTGGTGGCCGACCTGTCCTTCCGCCCGTAA
- a CDS encoding glycoside hydrolase family 3 protein has product MSALRRSAIATLAACTATATVAALAPTAAVSAPPPEPKVPPQAFTSAQQVGRVIHGMSLEEKIGQMFVLFAYGPDASKPDARNTSLYGVATPAEVVAKYKPGGWIYFNARDNVQNPTQLATYSNQLQAEALKTGLHVPLTIATDQEQGVVVRIGPPATQFGGNMAHGAARSTADARTAAGITGRELEAMGIRQDYAPVADVNVNALNPVIGVRSFSSDPKLVSDLTVAQTRGYQQDARIMATAKHFPGHGDTRDDSHTSLPTINHTLEEWNTIDRPPFEAAIKAGIDSIMTAHIVVPSLDPSGDPATLSKPILTGVLRDQLKFRGLIITDALEMAAVRAKYGDAEVAVRAIEAGADQLLLPPAPDVQFKAVVDAVKSGRISERRIDESLLRILLSKVKNGVAFQPFVDPAKVATTVGTPASLATAQQIVDKSITLVKNDANTLPLSNEARKVLVTGWGVTTTQSLATSLAKRGATTTVAQTGAAPTDAAIADAVAKAQANDVTVVLTQKAWDTTVTDKQAKQQKLVKDLLATGKTVIVVAVRDPYDIAYFDAAPTYVATYGYQAVSMEALTKVLYGEIAPAGKLPVDIPVAGQPATPLYPFGHGLSW; this is encoded by the coding sequence ATGTCCGCATTGCGCCGCTCTGCCATCGCCACGCTCGCCGCCTGCACCGCCACCGCCACGGTGGCCGCGCTGGCGCCCACCGCCGCGGTGAGTGCGCCGCCGCCCGAGCCGAAGGTTCCACCGCAGGCTTTCACCTCCGCGCAGCAGGTCGGGCGGGTCATCCACGGGATGTCGCTCGAGGAGAAGATCGGGCAGATGTTCGTCCTGTTCGCCTACGGGCCGGACGCGTCCAAGCCGGATGCCCGCAACACCAGCCTGTACGGCGTCGCCACGCCGGCCGAGGTGGTCGCGAAGTACAAGCCGGGCGGGTGGATCTACTTCAACGCCCGCGACAACGTGCAGAACCCGACCCAGCTCGCGACGTACTCGAACCAGCTCCAGGCCGAGGCCCTGAAGACCGGCCTCCACGTCCCGCTGACGATCGCCACCGACCAGGAGCAGGGCGTCGTGGTCCGGATCGGCCCGCCCGCCACCCAGTTCGGCGGGAACATGGCGCACGGCGCGGCTCGCAGTACGGCGGACGCGCGGACCGCGGCCGGGATCACCGGGCGCGAGCTGGAGGCGATGGGGATCCGGCAGGACTACGCGCCGGTCGCCGACGTGAACGTGAACGCGCTGAACCCGGTGATCGGGGTCCGGTCGTTCTCCAGCGACCCCAAGCTGGTCTCCGACCTGACGGTCGCGCAGACCCGGGGGTACCAGCAGGACGCCCGGATCATGGCGACCGCGAAGCACTTCCCCGGTCACGGTGACACCCGGGACGACAGCCACACCTCGCTGCCGACGATCAACCACACCCTCGAAGAGTGGAACACGATCGACCGGCCGCCGTTCGAGGCCGCGATCAAGGCCGGCATCGACTCGATCATGACCGCGCACATCGTCGTCCCGTCGCTCGATCCGTCGGGTGACCCGGCGACGTTGAGCAAGCCGATCCTGACCGGCGTGCTGCGCGACCAGCTGAAGTTCCGCGGCCTGATCATCACCGACGCGCTGGAGATGGCGGCGGTGCGGGCCAAGTACGGCGACGCCGAGGTGGCCGTTCGCGCGATCGAGGCCGGGGCGGACCAGCTGCTGCTGCCGCCGGCGCCGGACGTGCAGTTCAAGGCGGTCGTGGACGCGGTGAAGTCGGGCCGGATCAGCGAGCGCCGGATCGACGAGAGCCTGCTGCGGATCCTGTTGTCGAAGGTGAAGAACGGCGTCGCGTTCCAGCCGTTCGTCGACCCGGCCAAGGTCGCCACCACGGTCGGTACGCCGGCCAGCCTCGCCACCGCGCAGCAGATCGTCGACAAGTCGATCACCCTGGTCAAGAACGACGCGAACACGCTGCCGCTGAGCAACGAGGCCCGCAAGGTCCTGGTCACCGGCTGGGGCGTCACCACCACCCAGTCGCTCGCGACCAGCCTGGCCAAGCGCGGCGCCACCACCACGGTCGCGCAGACCGGCGCGGCACCGACCGACGCGGCGATCGCCGACGCGGTCGCGAAGGCGCAGGCCAACGACGTCACCGTGGTGCTGACCCAGAAGGCATGGGACACCACTGTCACCGACAAGCAGGCCAAGCAGCAGAAGCTGGTGAAGGACCTGCTCGCCACCGGCAAGACGGTGATCGTGGTCGCCGTCCGCGACCCGTACGACATCGCGTACTTCGACGCCGCGCCGACGTACGTCGCCACCTACGGCTACCAGGCCGTGTCGATGGAGGCGCTCACCAAGGTCCTGTACGGCGAGATCGCGCCGGCCGGCAAGCTCCCGGTCGACATCCCGGTCGCCGGTCAGCCCGCGACGCCGCTGTACCCGTTCGGCCACGGGCTGAGCTGGTGA
- a CDS encoding helix-turn-helix transcriptional regulator: protein MLETSARLLKLLSLLQSPREWSGAVLADELGVGVRTVRRDIDKLRSLGYPVEAVPGVAGYRLGAGAALPPLLLDDEEAVAVAIGLRAAATGNVTGIEESSLRALTKLEQVLPSRLRHRVDLLRVVAVTPATGATVDPAVLMTVATVCRNHERLRFDYLGHDGTASVRTTEPHRLLHTGRRWYLIAWDLDREDWRTFRLDRLTPRIPTGPRFQPREAPDLDRTREGIASGGYRYQATFHIQAPAEVVADQLAGTVATVEPIDDRTCQLRAGSNSLDELLLYPALLGHPFHLQAAPPELETHLKTLTTRLHQALPTT from the coding sequence ATGTTGGAGACCTCGGCTCGTCTGCTCAAACTGCTTTCCCTGCTGCAGTCGCCGCGGGAGTGGAGCGGCGCCGTCCTGGCCGACGAGCTCGGTGTCGGGGTGCGGACCGTCCGCCGTGACATCGACAAGCTGCGCTCGCTCGGCTATCCGGTCGAGGCGGTCCCGGGAGTCGCGGGGTACCGCCTCGGTGCGGGGGCCGCGCTTCCGCCGCTGCTGCTGGACGACGAGGAGGCCGTGGCGGTCGCGATCGGTCTGCGGGCCGCGGCGACCGGGAACGTGACCGGCATCGAGGAATCGTCGCTGCGCGCCCTGACCAAGTTGGAGCAGGTCCTGCCGTCGCGACTACGGCATCGCGTCGACCTGCTGCGCGTCGTCGCCGTGACCCCGGCAACCGGCGCGACCGTCGACCCGGCCGTGCTGATGACGGTCGCCACGGTCTGCCGGAACCACGAGCGACTGCGGTTCGACTACCTGGGCCACGACGGCACGGCGTCCGTCCGTACCACCGAGCCGCACCGCCTCCTGCACACGGGGCGCCGGTGGTACCTGATCGCGTGGGACCTCGATCGCGAGGACTGGCGCACGTTCCGCCTGGACCGCCTGACCCCGCGCATCCCCACGGGTCCCCGCTTCCAGCCCCGCGAAGCTCCCGACCTGGACCGCACCCGCGAAGGCATCGCGTCCGGGGGCTATCGCTACCAAGCCACCTTCCACATCCAAGCCCCAGCCGAAGTCGTCGCCGACCAGCTAGCCGGCACCGTAGCCACCGTCGAACCGATCGACGACCGGACCTGCCAACTCCGAGCCGGCTCCAACTCCCTCGACGAACTCCTCCTCTACCCAGCCCTCCTGGGCCACCCCTTCCACCTCCAAGCGGCCCCACCAGAACTGGAAACCCACCTCAAAACCCTCACCACCAGACTCCACCAAGCCCTCCCCACCACCTGA
- a CDS encoding epoxide hydrolase family protein, with protein MITPFTLDIPQHDLDDLQRRLDQARLPAPLPGDDWDTGVPVGWLSELVEYWRTKYDWRAEERRINEFPQYTTEIDGQRIHFLHVRSAEPDALPLVLTHGWPGSFVEFLDLIGPLTDPVAYGGSAADAFHVVVPSLPGFGFSGPVRESGWSPVRIAKTWATLMERLGYDRYGLQGGDIGAAVSPEVGRVAREHVVGVHVNGAPGLPPFPLPDEELAQLTPIEQDRIARIGAFMQEEFGYIAIQSTRPQTLAYGLTDSPVGQLAWLMDKFREWTHPRPTLPEAIIDRDRLLTNAMVYWLTGTAGSAGYVGYAQDQAWGPAKENSGVPTGVLVLAHDVGIRRYAERENTITRWTDADHGGHFAALEEPELLLTEVRTFFRDLR; from the coding sequence ATGATCACTCCTTTCACCCTCGACATCCCGCAGCACGACCTCGACGACCTGCAGCGCCGCCTCGACCAGGCCCGGCTGCCCGCTCCGCTCCCCGGGGACGACTGGGACACCGGCGTACCCGTCGGCTGGCTGAGCGAGCTGGTCGAGTACTGGCGGACCAAGTACGACTGGCGGGCCGAGGAACGGCGGATCAACGAGTTCCCGCAGTACACGACCGAGATCGACGGGCAGCGGATCCACTTCCTGCACGTCCGGTCGGCCGAGCCGGACGCGCTGCCGTTGGTCCTCACGCACGGCTGGCCGGGGTCTTTCGTGGAGTTCCTCGACCTGATCGGCCCGCTCACCGACCCGGTTGCGTACGGCGGGTCGGCGGCGGACGCGTTCCACGTGGTCGTCCCGTCGTTGCCCGGCTTCGGGTTCTCCGGGCCGGTCCGCGAGAGCGGCTGGAGCCCGGTACGGATCGCCAAGACCTGGGCCACCCTGATGGAGCGGCTCGGCTACGACCGGTACGGGCTGCAGGGCGGCGACATCGGTGCGGCCGTCTCGCCCGAGGTCGGCCGGGTGGCGCGCGAGCACGTCGTCGGCGTCCACGTGAACGGCGCACCCGGGTTGCCGCCGTTCCCGCTGCCGGACGAGGAACTGGCCCAGCTGACCCCGATCGAGCAGGACCGGATCGCGCGGATCGGGGCGTTCATGCAGGAGGAGTTCGGCTACATCGCGATCCAGTCGACGCGGCCGCAGACGCTGGCGTACGGGCTGACCGATTCGCCGGTCGGGCAACTGGCCTGGCTGATGGACAAGTTCCGGGAGTGGACGCACCCGCGTCCGACGCTGCCCGAGGCGATCATCGACCGGGATCGGCTGCTCACCAACGCGATGGTCTACTGGCTGACCGGGACGGCCGGCTCCGCGGGGTACGTCGGGTACGCGCAGGACCAGGCGTGGGGACCGGCCAAGGAGAACTCGGGCGTACCGACCGGGGTCCTGGTCCTGGCCCACGACGTCGGCATCCGCCGGTACGCCGAACGCGAGAACACGATCACCCGCTGGACCGATGCCGACCACGGCGGCCACTTCGCCGCCCTGGAAGAACCCGAACTCCTGCTCACCGAGGTCCGCACCTTCTTCCGCGACCTCCGCTGA